The Longimicrobiaceae bacterium genomic sequence CCCCCCCCCCCCCGCGCAGGGATTACCGCGTCTGGTACTGCAGCCCCAGGAACACCATGGTGCCGATGTGCGGCATGTTGATCATCTCCTGGTGCTTCACGCCGAAACCGCACTTGCGCGTCTCGTCGATCGGCTTGGTGCGGAGGGCGTCCTTGGCGTCGTACGTGAAATCCCCGCCACACGAGAACAGGTTGTTCACGCCCAGGTTGACGAGGACGTTGTCGTACCTGGGGAAGCGCCACCCGAGCCGCGCGTCCAGGGTGGTGAAGCCGGGAATCATGCCGGCGTTGATCCCGGAGCGGAAGTAGTACTCCTGGACGTGGCGCACGGTGGCCCCGCCGTTGACGTTGTGCAGGTCGGTGACGTCCGCGCCCAGCGTCCACTTCAGCTCGGGCGAATTGAGCGCCGTGGCCTCCTCCCTCCCCTTCTCCACGTCCAGACTCTTCAGATCCACCAGCGACATCGTTCCGCGGAGGCTGACCTTGGGGGTGAGCAGGACGTTGAGCCCGGCGTCCGTTCCGTTGAGCTCCGCCTCACCCAGGTTGTAGTAGATCAGCGTCACGGGCGACAGCCCGCCGGGGGTCTTGAGCTGGTTGCCCTGCGCATCGAAGGCGTAGGTCCGCGTCCCGGCCGCCGTGAACGGATTGGAGATCACGGCCAGCGGGCTCAGGAAGTCCTTGTACTGCGAGCGGTAGTGCGCCACGTCCACGAACAGGCGATTGGCCACCACCCCCTTGTAGCCGAACTCCCAGGTGACGTTCTGCTCCGGGGTGAGCGGGTCGTACTGCCGGACCACCTTCCCCGCCTCGTCGCGGACGGTGAAGCCCTGGGTGTTGCCGTAGATGGAGACGACCGGGGTCCAGTCCGGGATGTGGAAGTTGGTCTGCAGGATGGTGGGCGACTTGAAGGCGCGGTTGTACGTCACCCGGAACGCCTGGTGCGCCCACGGCTTGACCACCACGCCCGCCTTGGGGCTGAACTGCGTTGCGTAGTTCTCGTGGTCGTCGACCCGCCCGGCCACGATCACGTCCGCCCAGGAAGCCACCGGAGCCGTCGCCTGGCCGTACACGCCGATCTGGCGGATGCTCACGTCCTCGCCGGTGAGACGATCGGTGAGCCACTGCCGGCCGCTGCTGACCGCGTCCTGCCGGAGCTGCGCGCCCACCACGACCGCCGTGTTGTTGAGGAAGCCGAGCGTGCGGTTGTACTGGCCCTCGGCGGCGTACATCCGCCCGTCGCTCGGCCAGTCGGAGAGCAGCCGCAGCGAGTCCGGGGACAGGTTGGGGTTGCGCGCGTACGCATCCGCGTAGCGGTTGAGCGCGAACGACTCGCCGGACTGCGACTGGGCGCGGTAGGCGTTGAAGTACCAGTTGGGCGACGAGTACTTGGCCTGCTGGAAGTTGTACCTCCAGTCCCGGAGCTGGTTGCGCCCCACGTTGGTCTGGCCCACGCCGTCGGTCTCGCTCATCCCGCCGCTCACCTCGAAGCGGCCGTCGCCCCGGTAGTACACCAGCGCGCCGGTGCCGCGCGCCACGCGGCTGGTCCAGTCGATGGAGTTGTCCCCCATCTTGTTCTCTTCGATCCGCTTGATCCCGGTGGTCCCGCCGAGGTTGATGTTGTACGTCAGGTAGTTCTCCCAGTCGTCGGCGTCCTGGAACTCGAAGGCGGCCTTGTACCCCCAGTTTCCGAACACGCCGGCGTGGCGGGCCTGCACGTCCTTGTAGCTGCGGCTGCCGCCGGTGACCTCCACGGCGGTCCCCGGGAACTGCCGCGGGTCCTTGGTCTGCAGGGCGATGACGCCGCTGGAAGCGTCGGCGCCGTACAGCGCGGAGCCGGGCCCGACCAGCACTTCCATGCCCGCGAGGTCCACCTTGGGGGTGGCGGTGAACTGCCCCACCGGGAGACCGTTCTCCGGGAGGACGGAGATGCGCCCGTCCTCCATCATCAGCATGCGGTTGTTGAAGGAGGAGTTGAAGCCGCGCGCGTTGATCGCCACGCTGGTCACGCCCACCTGGACGAAGTCCAGCCCCTTGACCTGCTTCAGCGCGCCCGCGAACGAGTTGCCCACCGCGTTCTCCAGCACG encodes the following:
- a CDS encoding TonB-dependent receptor, producing the protein MNRRSTPRLPRRPALLLALVLALFPAFAFAQTGTVRGTVAGEEGAALAGARVAVEGTRLATVANAQGAFTLANVPAGTQQLRVSMTGHRSRTEEVTVRVGEEVLVAIALTPTPVELDGLVVSASRRTERVTEAPATITRIGTDVLENAVGNSFAGALKQVKGLDFVQVGVTSVAINARGFNSSFNNRMLMMEDGRISVLPENGLPVGQFTATPKVDLAGMEVLVGPGSALYGADASSGVIALQTKDPRQFPGTAVEVTGGSRSYKDVQARHAGVFGNWGYKAAFEFQDADDWENYLTYNINLGGTTGIKRIEENKMGDNSIDWTSRVARGTGALVYYRGDGRFEVSGGMSETDGVGQTNVGRNQLRDWRYNFQQAKYSSPNWYFNAYRAQSQSGESFALNRYADAYARNPNLSPDSLRLLSDWPSDGRMYAAEGQYNRTLGFLNNTAVVVGAQLRQDAVSSGRQWLTDRLTGEDVSIRQIGVYGQATAPVASWADVIVAGRVDDHENYATQFSPKAGVVVKPWAHQAFRVTYNRAFKSPTILQTNFHIPDWTPVVSIYGNTQGFTVRDEAGKVVRQYDPLTPEQNVTWEFGYKGVVANRLFVDVAHYRSQYKDFLSPLAVISNPFTAAGTRTYAFDAQGNQLKTPGGLSPVTLIYYNLGEAELNGTDAGLNVLLTPKVSLRGTMSLVDLKSLDVEKGREEATALNSPELKWTLGADVTDLHNVNGGATVRHVQEYYFRSGINAGMIPGFTTLDARLGWRFPRYDNVLVNLGVNNLFSCGGDFTYDAKDALRTKPIDETRKCGFGVKHQEMINMPHIGTMVFLGLQYQTR